A stretch of the Neisseria sp. DTU_2020_1000833_1_SI_GRL_NUU_006 genome encodes the following:
- a CDS encoding RHS repeat-associated core domain-containing protein, translating into MGRLKSQRTVRSGTQTLHGKQNPLAGGAVNRRYAYDKAGNLIQSADQRSGVLNYVYDKIGRIQEARNSQTGRSETFAFDPAHNILDIPTSTPSPVGEGRGEGKTTAPISDDLQTQGRLKSPANPNLISGNRLKEYNGIEYTYDALGNLIYRQLPNGENQYYQYDLENQLVRAEIKKPAGNTEIWTYAYDPFGRRLSKERQDKLVWTSTDPKRTHFVWDGSRLLQEYTYKGSYTYIYTDQDSYEPLAQVFHNNQDEEQYLAYFHNDQIGIPKEMTDIHGNLLWYGEYTAWGRLKKDGRVYKDAHQPFRLQNQYYDSETGLHYNYFRYYDSDTGRFVSQDVIGLVGGENFYQFSPNTQSWIDPLGLKELYYLVARKDGFYPVMEWGKRKPVGKIWLKKGDIWKIGETKNIVKGVQRRYSQKWLDRNNLKYIRVMKGPKKAMQRWERLKIIKYIKRRGKLPAGNKCKH; encoded by the coding sequence ATGGGTCGTCTGAAAAGCCAGCGTACCGTCCGGAGCGGCACACAAACGCTTCACGGCAAACAAAACCCGCTGGCCGGCGGCGCCGTCAACCGCCGCTACGCCTACGACAAAGCCGGCAACCTGATTCAAAGCGCCGACCAAAGAAGCGGCGTCCTTAATTACGTTTACGACAAAATCGGACGCATTCAGGAAGCCCGCAACAGCCAAACCGGCCGCAGCGAAACCTTCGCCTTCGACCCCGCCCACAACATCCTCGACATCCCGACATCTACTCCCTCTCCCGTGGGAGAGGGTCGGGGAGAGGGCAAAACGACCGCCCCGATTTCAGACGACCTCCAAACTCAAGGTCGTCTGAAATCACCTGCCAACCCCAACCTTATCAGCGGAAACCGCCTCAAAGAATACAACGGCATCGAATACACCTACGACGCCTTGGGCAACCTGATCTACCGCCAGCTGCCTAATGGCGAAAACCAATATTACCAATACGATTTAGAAAACCAGCTCGTCCGCGCCGAAATCAAAAAGCCCGCCGGCAATACTGAGATTTGGACATACGCCTACGACCCGTTCGGACGACGCCTCTCCAAAGAGCGCCAAGACAAACTCGTCTGGACGAGTACCGATCCGAAACGCACCCACTTCGTTTGGGACGGCAGCCGCCTATTGCAGGAGTACACCTACAAAGGCAGCTATACCTATATCTATACCGACCAAGACAGCTACGAACCCTTAGCCCAAGTCTTTCACAACAACCAAGACGAAGAACAATACCTCGCCTATTTCCACAACGACCAAATCGGCATTCCAAAAGAAATGACCGATATCCATGGTAATCTCTTATGGTACGGCGAATACACCGCCTGGGGTCGTCTGAAAAAGGACGGGCGGGTTTACAAGGATGCGCATCAGCCGTTCAGACTTCAAAACCAGTATTATGATTCTGAAACAGGACTCCACTATAACTATTTCCGCTATTACGATTCAGACACAGGACGTTTTGTAAGCCAAGACGTGATAGGTTTGGTAGGAGGAGAAAATTTCTATCAATTTTCCCCCAATACACAAAGTTGGATTGATCCTTTAGGACTCAAAGAACTTTATTATCTTGTTGCAAGAAAAGATGGTTTTTACCCTGTAATGGAATGGGGTAAACGTAAGCCTGTGGGTAAGATATGGTTGAAAAAAGGAGATATTTGGAAAATTGGGGAAACAAAAAATATTGTAAAAGGTGTTCAGCGTCGGTATTCTCAAAAATGGTTAGATAGAAATAATTTAAAATATATAAGAGTCATGAAGGGACCTAAGAAGGCTATGCAACGTTGGGAAAGGTTGAAAATTATTAAATATATTAAGAGAAGGGGTAAATTACCAGCGGGAAATAAATGTAAGCATTAG
- a CDS encoding RHS repeat-associated core domain-containing protein, with the protein MAQIFDNAKDGKQYLSYFHTDQIGIPREMTDIHGNLLWYGEYTAWGRLKKGERVYQNAHQPFRLQNQYFDEETGLHYNFFRYYEPDTGRFINQDPIGLLGGDNLYEFSPNINSWFDPLGLSPRNLPGIASGSGNSIGKKWLKGTHGNAGVFPKSVADKLRGKSFDSFDDFRAAFWKEVAKDPKLVEGFSETNKKRMAQGKAPKAAKCQHDGKVSSYQIHHKTPINRGGGVYDMDNMLIVTPKFHKEILEPKYHFGRG; encoded by the coding sequence TTGGCGCAAATCTTTGACAACGCCAAAGACGGCAAACAATACCTCAGCTATTTCCATACTGACCAAATCGGCATACCGCGCGAGATGACCGACATCCACGGCAATCTCTTATGGTACGGCGAATATACCGCCTGGGGTCGTCTGAAAAAGGGTGAGCGTGTTTATCAGAACGCACATCAGCCGTTTAGATTGCAAAACCAATACTTCGATGAAGAGACGGGGCTGCACTATAATTTCTTCCGTTACTATGAGCCAGACACTGGTAGATTCATCAATCAGGACCCGATTGGGTTGTTGGGTGGGGATAATCTTTATGAATTTTCACCCAATATAAATAGTTGGTTTGATCCTTTAGGATTAAGTCCTAGAAATTTGCCAGGAATTGCATCAGGAAGTGGTAATTCAATTGGAAAAAAATGGTTGAAGGGTACACATGGAAATGCTGGTGTATTTCCTAAATCTGTAGCAGATAAATTACGTGGTAAATCTTTTGATAGTTTTGATGATTTCCGAGCTGCCTTTTGGAAAGAAGTAGCAAAAGATCCAAAATTAGTTGAGGGTTTTTCGGAGACTAATAAGAAAAGGATGGCTCAGGGAAAAGCACCTAAAGCAGCCAAATGTCAACATGATGGTAAAGTAAGCTCGTATCAAATACATCATAAAACTCCCATTAATCGTGGTGGTGGTGTTTATGATATGGATAATATGCTGATTGTTACACCAAAATTCCATAAAGAGATACTAGAACCGAAATACCATTTTGGAAGAGGATAG